The sequence CAGCTTGTGGATGAAGATTTTGCAGGGGAATCTTCCTTGCAAAAAGTTAAAGAACTTATTTGTATTCTTTCAGACCCAGAAGACTTAGTGAGGGAATGCAGCATAAATGAAGAAGTGAGTACTAACATTATTCATCCAGAGAATTAACTATCTAACATTTCCTGATTCCAGAGGCTTTTGGCAACATAAATGCAAAGTATTGGACATATGACTAAGCACTGTTGTTGAACACAGCCTTTAAAGTTGCAAGTTTAATATGTATGCATGCGTGAGTGTGTATATGATAGCTCAGATGGTTTATTTCTTGGCTTATCACAGTTTGCTGGATTTCATTTCAGCCCATCAACATCCTAGGTACAGATCTGGTAGAATGTCTTTACTGGAGAAAAGGAGCGCTGCTTTACATGTATTGTCatacagcaaaagaaaggagTGAATGGCTGCGAGGAAAcattgctttatttaaaaaggtAAAGGAGATTTTGTGTAGTGCTCTGAGGGTATGAGTGCCTGTAAGAACAATTGAAAgcatgacttttttcttttaaaatacgtcttttttttttttcttcttcaatttttccttataaataAGACTGGGGAGGTTAATACCTGGAAGTATTTCTGGCTATCATTAAATTAATgagaatttatctttttttctctttttttatgcTGTATTCAGTGTCTTAATGATGGAGTTCATTACCTGAAGAGGATGCTTAGCTTTAGATGCCCTCTTCATTTAGATGGAGATGTCTTGCTTCAAGATAAAGACACAGCTAGACTACTCAGTGAAGgtaacaacagcaacaagaacaacaacaaaaagtacaGCACACACCAGTAACTGCTCCACTTTATGAAATCTTTATTACAttgtttttaacttcatttgCATTCAAAAACTGACACTTTTTAggacaaaagcagcaaacaaaacaaacaaaaaaacccaagcagaTGTGAGAGAGAAGTAGGCAGTAGTGCTGCTATTGCTTAAAACAAGTTAAAGTAATGCTCAAATAGTATATTCTTGTTGGACATGTTGAAAGGCACACAGGTACTCTAATATGAATATACATCACCTTACCtgcatttaaagaaatactgaaattctcTAGGATAAATAGGCAAACACAATTAGCAGTTTATATGCCCATCTTAAATACTTAAGTATTATGGAAGGGCAAAGTGGGTGAACTAAGTAAGACCTTGATCCACGTTCTCTTTCTGGGGAGCTTCAGTCGTCTAGCTGTAGAAATGTGTGCTTTAGTCTACCTCTTGAATAGGCTTATGTTGCCTTTGTCAACATTGTTTGCTGCATTGCtaagaaaaaagtaataaacCATCTATTTGTTCACAAGGGAAGAATAAAACACCTGATCTAAATTGTGTTTTGCAGGTGTATTTAGTGACACCCACTTACTGGCCATGATGTACAGTGGAGAAATGTGCTACTGGGGACTGAAATACTGCGGAGAGGGAAAGCAGGAGAGCCTCAAGATGATGGACTCTGTGTCTGACGGTGACCTGGGCAGCAGATCACAGGGTGCACTGGTAGATTTCCGAGAGCTGGGCAAAACCATGTTAACAAAGTATGTTGCTGTGTGTGAGGGACCTTTGAAAGACCAAGGATGGAACACAATAAGTGCAAACGAAATGTTATGTTACCTCAGGAAAGTCCACAGCTAGATTTGTCACTGTTGCTCTGTTGGAAGCTGCTCGCTGTGTGATGAGCACTAATAGGATGACTGACTGCACC comes from Gallus gallus isolate bGalGal1 chromosome Z, bGalGal1.mat.broiler.GRCg7b, whole genome shotgun sequence and encodes:
- the C5orf51 gene encoding UPF0600 protein C5orf51 homolog isoform X2; protein product: MLRLLCGAGGEHEARPCVVQRRPLCPCGVWCCLRGMEPYPRRPSGIFLAKGSAALEKLKDLCKEGKEKARHSTLLQLYTQAVLDVTYFEESQLVDEDFAGESSLQKVKELICILSDPEDLVRECSINEEPINILGTDLVECLYWRKGALLYMYCHTAKERSEWLRGNIALFKKCLNDGVHYLKRMLSFRCPLHLDGDVLLQDKDTARLLSEGVFSDTHLLAMMYSGEMCYWGLKYCGEGKQESLKMMDSVSDGDLGSRSQGALVDFRELGKTMLTKYVAVCEGPLKDQGWNTISANEMLCYLRKVHS
- the C5orf51 gene encoding UPF0600 protein C5orf51 homolog isoform X1, whose translation is MASEGGKGCNATLRLCSPQLPREGAVRRELLRVCTALPLRLWRRPVAFASRGAERGDVRRRWGMAEAGSVVSALEPRLEALGRRLAAPRGAGGDGIFLAKGSAALEKLKDLCKEGKEKARHSTLLQLYTQAVLDVTYFEESQLVDEDFAGESSLQKVKELICILSDPEDLVRECSINEEPINILGTDLVECLYWRKGALLYMYCHTAKERSEWLRGNIALFKKCLNDGVHYLKRMLSFRCPLHLDGDVLLQDKDTARLLSEGVFSDTHLLAMMYSGEMCYWGLKYCGEGKQESLKMMDSVSDGDLGSRSQGALVDFRELGKTMLTKYVAVCEGPLKDQGWNTISANEMLCYLRKVHS